One Candidatus Krumholzibacteriia bacterium genomic window, GTTTCTCACGGTAGTCGTCGAGTGCGCGCAGGCCCACCTTGAAGTGGACGCGCTGCAGCCCCTTCACCTTCTCGCCCTTGAGCACCTTCACCAGTCCCAGTTCGCCGGTGTTGCGCACGTGTGTCCCGCAACACGGGATGAGATCGAAGTCGCGCACCGCAACGATGCGCGCCTCGCTCACGCCCTCGGGCACCTTGCGGCGCAGATCGAGGCGGTCCAGTTCGGCCAGCGGCATGGTGGTGATGTCCACGGGACGGTTTTCTTCGATGACGTGGTTGGCGACGTCCTCCGCCTTGCGCACGGCGTCTTCATCGAAGCCGGTGCCCTCCAGGTCGATGGTGCACGTCTCTTCACCCATGTGAAACGACACCGTGTGCAGACCGGCCGCCTGGATGAAGGCGCGGGACAGAACGTGCTGACCGGTGTGTTGCTGCATGTGGTCGAAGCGCCGCCCCCAGTCGATGGCGCCCGCTATCCGTTGCCCGGCCCGCAGGGTGCCCTGCACGGTGTGGACGACGGCGTCGTCGCGCTCCTGCACGTTGGCCACCACCGCGTCCCCCAGCGTTCCGCCGTCGGGCAGCTGTCCACCCGATTCGGGATAGAACAGCGTGCGGTCCAGCACGACCTCGCTGGCGCCGTCCTCCAGCGGACGGGACGAAGCCACCGCCGCCTCGAACACCGTGTCGTAGGTCTGGTCGAGGTAGAGCTTCTGGGTCATGGAAACGAAGCGGATCTGACAGGCGCCGGCAAAGGGCGCTACGCGACGAAGGAGCGCCGGATGACGCGGTTTTCCTCGTCGAGCAGGACGATCCGGGGTACGTGCGTGCGGGCCTCCGACTCGGAGACGCGCGCAAAGGAGAACACGATCACGCGGTCCCCCGTCTGGCCCAGCCGGGCGGTGGCGCCGTTGAGTTCGATGCGCCCCGAACGGGCCGGCGCCGGGATGACATACGTCTCAAACCGGTCCCCGGTGTTCATATTGGCCACCAGCACCTTCTCCCAGCGGTGAAAGCCGACTTCTTCCATGAGGGCGGCGTCGATGACGATGCTGCCCTCATAGTTCATGTCGACACCGGTGACGGTTGCCTGGTGGATCTTCGATTTAAGGAGAAAAACGTCCATGAAAACTCCCGGGAAACAAGCCGCGTCCCGAATCATAACCGCTCGGCGGCCCCGGCACAATAGGCAGTCAGGATGGGGTACGGACGCCGCGCCGGGCCAGAGCCCACGCCACGGCAAGCAGAAGCAGGCTCGCGACCACCAGGGGCGTGTCTCCCACGCGCTCATACACGGTGCGGCCGCCCAGCAATTTCACCTCGGCCAGCAGGACACCGCCCTGGTTGAGCGGCAGCAACTGCGTCACCTCGCCGGTGGGAGCCACCACCATCGACACGCCGCTGTTGGCGCTGCGCACCAGGTAGCGGCGGAACTCCACCGCGCGCGCGATGCTCATCTGCGCGTGCTGGAAGGGCCCCGGTGTGTCGCCGAACCAGCCGTCGTTGGTAACGTTGACCAGCAGCTGCGACCCATCCTCCACCCCCTGCCGGCACAGGTACGGGAACACCGACTCGAAACAGATCAGGGGCGTGAAGCGGGCACCGTTTGCCACCAGCGGTGCGCGGCGCGGACCGGGCTGGAAGTTGGCCTGGCCGAAGTCCACCTTGCGCAGCGAACGAAAGCGCTGCGCCAGCGGCAGCGCTTCGCCGAACGGAAGCAGGTGGCGCTTGTCATACTTGAGGATCTCGCCGTCCGGCGCGAACACGCCGGATGAGTTGTAGATGTTCAGGTCCTCACCCGGGCCGTCGTAGCGATGGTCGAGGAAACCGACGTAGACGGGAATGCCCAGCCACCGCGACAGGCCCACCAGGCGGCTCTTGTAACCGGGCGCGTTCTCTATGTACACCGGCGCGCACGTCTCCGGAAAGATGACGAGCTCCGCGCCCATGTCCCGCGCCTGGACGGCCTGCTCGTCAATTCGATTGAACGACGAGTCCTTGAACTCGGGCTTCCACTTGATCTCCAGGTCGATGTTGGGCTGCGCGATTCCCACCCGCATCGTCGCACCCGGCAGCGCATCCACCCGCCGCATGGCCGCGTCGCCGTACAGGAACATCCCCGCCGCGACGGCGCATGCCAGGACGCCGGCGGCCGCCTTGGCGCGCGGGCCGGGCGCCGTCACCAGCACCGCGATCAGCGCATTGACCAGAACGATTATGAACGAGAGTCCGTACACGCCCCACAACTCAGCGGACTGCAGCAGCTGCGGGTGATCCGAGAGGGTGTACCCCATGACGCCCCAGGGAAAGGCCAGTTCCCCGCGCGAACGAACCAGCTCCACCAGCGCCCACAGCGCGGGGGCGGCAACCACGAAGGCCGGCCGGCGCCAGCGCGTGAGCGCGGAACACGCCAGGAAGAACAGCCCCGAGTAGCACGCCAGGTAGAGTGAGAGCAGAGCCAGCGCCGGCGTGAGCAGGAGCGGCATCATGAACTGGCGCGGGATGATCTTCGAGAGCAGCGGGATGGTGGCATCGGCGGCGGGACTCAACATCAGGATCCACCACATCATGGTGGCGAAGCACACGAACCCGGTCAGAAAGCCGGTGCGGAACGATTGCCGGCGCGTGGGGCGCACGCGGAGCACGGCCACGAACACGGGTGCCAGCGCCAGGAACGACACCGGCCCCAGCGAGGTCATGGGGAAGCACAGCGTGATCAGCAGGCCGGAGAGAATCGCGGGAACGATGAGGGGAAGCGGGGGCAGGACTCTGCCCGGGAGCCATTTCATCCGCCGAGCTCGACCTCTCTGCCGGTGCGCGCCGACTCGTACATGGCGTCGGCGATGCGCATGGTGTGCAACGCATCCCGCCCCGACGCCATGGGCGTCTTCTGTTTGCGCACGCACTGGATGAAGTGGTCGATCTCCGCCTGGTAGCTGTCCTTGAAGTAGTTCTTCTGTTTGCCGAGCGCGGGGGTCACGTTGACCAGCACGCCCTGGATGGACTTGTGCACCTGCAATGGGGTAAGAATGCCCGCACCCTTGCTGCCGTAGATCTGCATGTAGACCACGTCGCGCGGGTCGCGCAGGTTCCAGTTCACCTCCAGCATGAGACACGCACCGCCCGCAAAGCGCACCATGGCGCAGGCGGAGTCTTCCACCGTGTCCTTGCCCTTCTGTCCGAACACGCTGCAGGAAACACCGGTGGCCTTCTTGAGTCCGCTGATCCACATGGCCAGATCGAGGAGCGGGGTGCCCATGTCGAGCAACGCGCCGCCACCCGCCTTGCCCCTCTCGGTGAACCAGGCGCGGTCCTTCCAGTCCGTGGCGCGCCGCAGCCAGCCCGCCTTGACGATGTTTACGTCTCCGAGTTCCTTGCCGCTCACGAACTTCTGCAGCATCTCGGCGTCTTCGCGGAAGCGGTTGTTCAAGGCGGCCATGAGGATGCGATCGTGCTTCTCGGCGGCCAGCACCATCTGCTCGGCTTCCTTGGCGTTGCGCGCCAGCGGTTTCTCGCACAGCACATCGCGACCGCTGCGCAGCGCCGCGATGGCCATGGGCGCGTGCAGGTAGTTTGGGGTGCAGATGTCGACCGCATCCACCTCGCACTTCTTGAGCATGTCGGAGATGTCGTCGAACCACTCCTTGAAGCCGAACTGCTCCTTGATGCGACGGGCCTTCACGGGGTCGTAGTCGACCACCGCCACCAGCTCGACGTCGGGGTTGGCACGGTACGCCGGAATGTGGGCCACCTGGGCCACGTGACCGGCACCCACCACCGCAATACGCGTCTTGTCAGCCATGCCGGCATGGTAGCGCACCGGCCACCACCGTGTCACGCTGAGTTCTCCGGGCCCTCCCGCGCGATACCGTAGCGCTTGATCTTCTTGATCAACCCCTGGCGCGAGAGTCCCAGGCGGCGGGCGGATTTGGACTTGTTCCAGTTGGTTTCCTCGAGCGTGCGCTTGAGCAGGTTCGCCTCCAGGTGGCTCACCGCGCGCGCCAGCGGCGCCTCGCACAGCACGTCGACATCCAGCGTCACCGCAGCCGCCTCCTCGGCGATGCGCGCCGACAGCATGTCCGGGGTGAGCAGATCGGGCGCTGCGTGCAGCGCGACGATCCGTTCCACCTCGTTCTCGAGTTCGCGGATGTTGCCGGGCCATGGGTAGGCGATGAGCACACGCGCTGTTTCCTCCGGAACCGCGGGGGGCTCCAGGCCGCGAACGCGGAAGAAGTGCGCCGCCAGGTCCACCACGTCGGCGCGCCGTTCGCGCAACGATGGCACGCGCGCCTCCACCACGTTGATGCGGTAGAAGAGATCCTTGCGGAAGGTACCGTCCGCCACCATGCGCGCGAGATCGGCGTTGGTGGCGGTGATGAGGCGCGCGTCGACACGGCGCACCGCGCCCTCGCCCATGCGGCGCACCTCCCCCTCCTGCAACACCCGCAGCAGCTTCGCCTGAATATACGGTGGAATCTCGCCGATCTCGTCGAGGAAGATGGTGCCGCCGTTGGCCTGCTCGAAGAGCCCGGCGTGGGATCGCACCGCGCCGGTAAAGGCACCGCGGTCGTGGCCGAACAACTCGCTCTCCAGGATGCCCGGCGCCAGCGCCGCGCAGTTGACCGAAACGAAGGGCTGCCGCGAGCGGCGGCTGAAGCGGTGCAGGTTGCGCGCGAGCACCTCCTTGCCGGTGCCGCTGTCGCCGGTGATGAGTACGGTCACGTCGGATCCGGCCAGTGTCAGCACCAGGTCGCGCAGGCGTTCGGCGGCGAGCGATTCGCCGACGATGGGCGGGTCGAAACGATGTGGGGCGTCGTTCACGGTGCCATTCCGGATTGCAGTTCAGCGTGGCCGCGCCGGCCGGAGCGTGCCCGCGGCGGCAACTGACAGCGCAAGGCGGGTGCCACCACGCGCCCGCGCGCACAACGTCAACCCCGAAGCGAAGTTCGAGTGCGGCCCGGGAGCTGTGGCCGCACGCAGGGCGGGTTTGCACGCGGCGCGGGCGGTGGCCACGCCGCGGCGGTTAGCGCGCTGCACGCACGCAAGTTGGGCCGGATAGACGGGAGGTGAAGGCGTGTCGGCGGATCGACACGCCGGATCCTACGGCGCGGGTGCTTCGTCGAGCACGCCGTAGCCGGTGGGTGTGAACGGCGTTGACTTCTTCGGGCGTCCGGGCGCGTCGGTGTCCGCACGTGCGCCCACGATCCAGATGCGCGCGCCTTCGTACTCGCGGATCGCGCCGGTGAGGTCACCGCGGATCCAGTAGCGCTTGCCGTCCTTGGCGACGAGCACACACTGGTTGTCTTCGAGGGCGAGGATCCCCACGATGGGAACCTCGCCGGTGGGCAGCGGCAGGAGCTGGTAGCCCGTGGCGTCGATGCGCGGCGAACCAGGCACGAGCGGCGCCAGCATGGTGCCGTCCAGGGTGACGCGCATTTCCAGCAGCCCGCGCAGCTCGGTCATGAGCGCGTCGTCCCGGCTGTCGATGGTGAGTACCGTCTCGTCGCCGGTCTCCAGCACCAGGCTCGCAAACGGCGTGCTGCCCCGCAGCGACAGGACCCCGTCCACACTCACCCGCTGTCCCTCCTCGATGCCGCTGAAGTCACCGGCGACCTTCACCCGCCCGCCCCCGCAACCATCACAGGCCGCAACCACGAGCAGCGAGGCCAGCACCACACCCGGAACGTGATTCTTCAAAAGAGGTTTCCTCCGCGCAAGCGTCACTGAACTCGCACGATCACGTTGCGCAGGCGCGCATTGCCGATTTCATCCGTGAACGTGAAACGCGATTCTGTGTTGAGCGCACCCGTGAACATGTAGAAATCACCGGAACTCTTGCGGATGTCACCGGCCACCAGACCCCCGCCGGCGGCGCGCAGCGGTGTCACCAGTGTGCCGAAGTCCGCGAGATCGATGGACGTGTAATTGAAACGCGGGTCCGCGGTGACGCCGCGATCACTCAGATAGAGCGCGGCCAGGAACTCGGCCACGAGGTCATAGAAGTCCCGCCCGGTCACCTCCTGCACGCAGGCGCGTCCGGCGCAGCGGCTCTGCACGATCTCCTTGAGGATGTCGGTGCCGTAGCGATCGGCCATCAGGCGCAGGAACAGGTAGATCCCCCCGCGCTGCGAAAGCGGTGCGGTGTTGTGCTCCAGCGAGATAGCACCGGGGTTGCCCATGTAGATCGCGGTCCGCTTCTGGTTGTCGACATCGAGACTATTGAGGTCCTCGGCCATGTGCGCCATGCCCTCCTCCAGCCAGGTCGTCTGCGTGACGCCACCCTCGTTGAAGATACGGTGCGAGAAGCTGATCATGTGTTCGTGCTCATGCGCGGTGGTGGAGATGTTGGTATCCAGCGTGAATTGCACCGGGAACGTGTTCCCCCACTGTGCCGCGGGATCGGCGGCGAGCAGATAGAATATCTCGGCCTCGTTGCTGATACCCGAGGGTATGGCGGGCGGTGAGTACAGATCCACCGACAGGAAAAATCCCGCAATGAAGCCCCCGGACCCGCCCGGTGTCAGCCGGTTGACCACCGGCGTGCTCAGGATGATCGCCTTGCCGTTGCCGTCGACATCGGAATAGCCCCCGAAGTACTGCACGTTGGTGGCTTCGATGCCGTTGTCGAACGCTTCACCGATGGTGCGGTAGTGGGATCCGTCGAAGTTGCCGGTGGCAAGGGTGTCCACGTCGGAATAGACGAGGCACCTGGCGCCGTCGTAGCGCAGTTCCGCGGTGACGCGCTGGAAGCTCGCCGGGTTGGTGACGCTGCCGGTGGTGGTCTTGAGCACATAGAATTGACGGGTCACCTGCGGCGCCTGTGGGGTCGCCGGCGCGGACCGGCGGGTGGGCCGCGGCGGCACACCCCGGCCGTCGACCAGCTCCCGTGTCTGCTCCCAGCGCCACGCCTCGAACGCCTCCTGCAGACCCACCCCCGTGGCCTCGGCGGCACGCAGCGCCGCCGCCGCCGTTTGCGTGGCCGCCACCGGGACCGCGGTCTCGCTGTCGATGGCATAGCCCACTTCTGACGTGTAGGGAAGACCCGCATTGGTGGCGTGCGGGACCACCAGGTAGCGCGTGGTCGCGGTGGGATTGGGCAACGCGAGCACGTTGTTCGCGCCCAGTCCCCCGAACACGAAGAAGTCACCGATGCCGCGGCGCACCTCCACCGAGGGACCGGCGGACGATCCGCCCGCGTGGGAAACCCTGACGGGTCCGGTGGTGGCATCCTGGTCGACGATAACCGAGAGCGACGTCGAGCTGCCGGCGAACGGCTTGGACGTGCCCAGCGGATTGGTGAAGGTCACCGTGTTGGAACTCGCCGGCGACACGAAGTTGGATCCGGTGATCACCAGCGTGTCGCCGGGCGACACGACGGTCTCGCTGACCCCGCCCACCGTGGGCGGCGCGGGCGGCGGCGGCCCGGTTGGATCGTCATCCTCGGAACAGCCGAAGGTGAGCACGGCACAGAGGGCGGTGACGGCGAGCAGTGCGGGAGGCAGGAATCGTCGGTTCATGTTCAGGCGCGTCTCCACTCGCGCGAGCGAAACGGCACCAGGTGCCGTCTTCTGTAATTCGGGGCCGATCCGGTCGTTCAACGTTAGCGCAAGGCCCGCGCGTCCGCAAGCCAGATTCGGCCCCGGGCACGCTCCTTGCACAAAATACCCTGTTCAGTCCATTTGTTCCCGATGGTGTCCGGTACGGCCATGAAGACCAAGCACGACGCATTCGACCTTCTCATAATCGATTCCAACGACTGGGATGCGGAGCACGTCCGCGCCAGCCTGCGGGGGCTTTCCCGGCCGGTCCGCTTCGTCGGCGCCAGCGACCTAGACCGCCCCGACGCGCACGTGGACATCGTGATCCTCGGTTTCAGCGACGACGTCTCGCTCAATACCTCGCGGTCCACCCTGGAGAAGGCACGCCGCGTGTCGCCGGGCGCGCAGATCATCCTGTGCGTCCCGCCCGACCTGCCCAACCTGGACCAGAAGGTGCTGCAGATTCGCGCGCGCGCGTTCGTGTTCAAGCCCATCGACGACGAACCCTTCCACGAGTTGATCGAGCAGATCCTCTCGCAGATGCACCTGCGCCGCGAGCGCCAGGAACATGCGCGCAGCACGCGCCGCTCCACCAAAGTCGACGAAATTGTCGGTGAGAGCGAGCCCATCCGCCACGTGCTCGAACTGATCGACCGCGTCGCCGAGAGCACCACCACCTCGGTGCTGCTGCAGGGCGAGTCCGGCGTTGGCAAGAGCCTGTTCGCGCACACCATCCACGAGCGTTCGCGCACCTCGGAAGGGCCCTTCATCGAAATCAACTGCGCGGCCATTCCCGCCACGCTGATCGAGAGCGAACTGTTCGGTTACGAACCGGGCGCCTTCACGGATGCGCGCGGACAGAAGACCGGCCTCATCGAGCTCGCCGACGGCGGCTCCCTGTTTCTCGACGAAATCACCGAGATTCCACTGGTCACGCAGGTCAAGCTGCTGAAGTTCCTGGACTCGAAACGCTTCCGCCGCCTGGGCGGGGAACGCGAAATCGAAGTCGAGACGCGCGTCATCGCGGCCAGCAATCGCGACATCCACGGCGAGGTGGCGCGGGGCGCGTTCCGCGAGGACCTCTACTACCGGCTCAACGTGGTCGAGATCGTGGTGCCGCCGCTGCGCAAGCGCCCCGGCGACATTGCGGCCATCACCCGTCACTATCTGGGCGCCTTCAAGAAGAAGTTCGGACGGCCCAACCTGGACATCTCGCCAGCGGCGGCGGCGCTGATCCGCGAGTACCCCTGGCCCGGAAACGTGCGCGAACTGGTGAACGTGCTGGAACGCGCCGTACTCTTGTGCAAGTCCGACACCGTCGAGCCCGAGCACCTGCCCATCGAACGGCCCGCCGCGGCCCCGCAGCCCGTGGGGGTACGGCGCAACAGCGGGCGCATCGAGATCGACCTGCCCCCCGGTGCCATCACGCTGGATCAACTGGAAAGGGCGTTCATCGAGGCAACCCTCAAGCGCACGCGCGGCAACGTGTCGCGGGCGGCCGAGCTGATGGGAATCAGCCGCGGCGCGCTACGCAACAAGCTCACCCGCTACCGCATCGACCCCCGCGCCTTCAGCCGCCCCGCCTACGCGCTCGCCGACCAGGATTGATGCCGGGCGGGCGATCCGCTAGCATGGGTCGCCATGAGCAACTCCCAACCCATCGCCGTGCGCGCCGCGCGCATGGACGACGCAGAACGAATCGCGGAGTACAACCGTCTGCTGGCGCTTGAATCGGAAGACAAGGTGCTGGACCTGAACACGCTCAGCGCCGGTGTGCGGCGCGGCCTGTCCCACCCCGAACTGTGCCGCTACTTCATCGCCACCGCGGGCGGCACGCCGGTGGGCACCACCATGGTGACCTTCGAACTCACCGACTGGCGCGACGGCGTGCTGTGGTGGCTGCAGAGTGTCTACGTGGAACCGGCGTTTCGCCGCCACGGCGTGTTCCGCGCCATCTACGCCTTCATCGAAGCGGAGGCGCGCCGCCAGGGCGAGGTGCGCGGCCTGCGCCTCTACGTGCACCGCACCAACCAGCGCGCCATGCGCACCTACGAGAACGTGGGCATGCGCAAGGCGGACTATGACCTCTACGAGCACGACTGGTCCGGCGCCGTCCGCCACGCCGATGGCCGCTAGGCGCGGCGCGGTTCGCCTGCTGCTCCTCCTCGCGGGGTTCACCCTGCTGGCGGGCGCGGCCCTGCACAACCCGTGGACGGTACGGCTCGCGGTGCGCGCCGCCAGTGCGCTGGTGCACCGAACGGTCGCCGTTCCCGACAGCGCGCTCATCCATCGCGCACAACTCGCCTACCTCGTCGCGGGCGTCGTCGTCCTGCTGGCCGCGTATCTCATCGGCCGCCTTCCCCCGCTCGACCGCTTCTTCCGCCGCCCGCTGGTGGAGAAGATCATGCTGGCACTGGTGGTGCTGCTGCTCCCCCTGGTGTGGCTCGAGGTCGGGCTGCGCCCCTTCGTCCCGCCGCAGGAGAAAACCACCACGCTGTTCCTGCGCGACGACGCGCTGGGCTGGAAACTGCGGCCGAACGCGGTGGACCAGTGGGGCGGCGTGGAGGTGCATGTGAACGCGCGCGGCTTTCGCGGGCCGGTGGTTCCCTACGAGCGCGCCGGAAACGCGCGCCGCATTCTGTACCTCGGAGATTCGGTGACCTTCGGCTACCGCGTCGCGCGCTGGGAGGACACGTGGCCCTTTGTCCTCGCGGATTCCCTCCGCGCGCGCGATTCGATTCCGGTGGAGACGGTCAACCTGGCGGTGGAGGGATACTCGCAGTGGCAGGAACTCCTGCTGCTCGCCGGCGAGGGCGAAAAGTACGCGCCCGACCTGGTGGTGGTGGGGTTCGTCCTCAACGACGTGACCGAGATGTTTCACCTGGCGCGTTTTGGCGGTTCCGACGAGAGCTTCCAGCTGCGGCAGTCCTACTCCTCGCCCTTGCAGAAGCTGCTGGCAAAGAGCGCGCTGGTCTATGAACTGCAGAACGTGATCCGCGAGGTCAAGGCGCGGCGCGCGCTGGGCGAGGACCTGCGCCTGGGTGCGATCCGGCAGGAACAGCTGGAGGTGGAGTCGCTGATGCGTTCGCCGGAGGCGCCCGCCGTGCGCACCGCGTGGGACATCGCGCTGGCCGACCTGCAGCGCATCGCCGGCTGGTGCGAGGCGCGCGACGTCCCGGTGCTGGTGGTGGTGTTTCCTTTTACGGTGCAACTGGAGGACCCGGAAGGACTGGGCGCGCCGCAGAAGGTGATCGACGGATACACGCGCGCGCGCGGGATTCCCGCCCTCGACCTGCTCCCGCTGCTGGTGGACTACTCGCGCGACACCGGCGCCGCGCCGACGGACATCTTCCTCGACCACGACCACCTCTCCGAGACCGGCCACCGCGTGGTGGCAGGCCTGGTCGCGAAGCCAGTTGCGGAACTGCTCGCGAACCCCTGATTCCGAATCTCTAGAACGAGAACCCGACGACCACGTAGTAGCGCCACTGCGGGTCGTAGTAGACCGGGGCGACGGCCGCGATGGGGTTCACGTACACGGCGGGGTCGATGGCATACGCGGCCGCGAAGTTCACCGTGGTGGGATAGGAATAGAACGACCCCATGTTGAGCCGCAGCTCTCCGCCCACGTTGCTGTAGTAGTTGCGGTCGAGGGTGGGGTCGTCGGTGGGCAGGTTGCCGTCGTTCCACGCGCTCGCGGCCTCGTAGAAGATGCCGCCGTACAGGTCCTTGATGGTGAGCCAGGACGCCTGGCGGTTGATCTTGCGCCAGATGGGAAAACGGTAGGTTACGCTGGCCAGCGCGCCCTTGCGCCCGCCGATGGCGTAGTAGGTGTAGCCGCGCAGGCGGTCCATGCCGCCCATGTAGACCCAGAAGAAGTCGTCCACCGGTTTGTCGATCAGCGACGCCATCAGGCGGACCTGCAGCGTATGCCGCCAGCCCGGGAGCGCCAGGTACTCCCGCCAATCGACGGTGTACTGGCCAAATTGATAGCGCGTGAACTTGGGATTCACCCCGTAATCGAACTCGCCGCTCACGAACAGGTCATCGTTGGCGAACATCGCGTCGACGATGATCTCACGGCCGCCGCGG contains:
- a CDS encoding alanyl-tRNA editing protein, yielding MTQKLYLDQTYDTVFEAAVASSRPLEDGASEVVLDRTLFYPESGGQLPDGGTLGDAVVANVQERDDAVVHTVQGTLRAGQRIAGAIDWGRRFDHMQQHTGQHVLSRAFIQAAGLHTVSFHMGEETCTIDLEGTGFDEDAVRKAEDVANHVIEENRPVDITTMPLAELDRLDLRRKVPEGVSEARIVAVRDFDLIPCCGTHVRNTGELGLVKVLKGEKVKGLQRVHFKVGLRALDDYREKHAIVQALANRLTTGPAEVLTRIERIMDDAQAGARRAKFLTERLAGAEMARLLDGAARAGGVRVLLHRDADPAYVRALATVLQGEAKVVAILGADDGAVLCVASRDLAIDLASGAADIARELGGSGGGKGGFVQLKLPDDSRLQELMQRMEAHVRTRLS
- a CDS encoding aspartate 1-decarboxylase codes for the protein MDVFLLKSKIHQATVTGVDMNYEGSIVIDAALMEEVGFHRWEKVLVANMNTGDRFETYVIPAPARSGRIELNGATARLGQTGDRVIVFSFARVSESEARTHVPRIVLLDEENRVIRRSFVA
- the lnt gene encoding apolipoprotein N-acyltransferase, translated to MKWLPGRVLPPLPLIVPAILSGLLITLCFPMTSLGPVSFLALAPVFVAVLRVRPTRRQSFRTGFLTGFVCFATMMWWILMLSPAADATIPLLSKIIPRQFMMPLLLTPALALLSLYLACYSGLFFLACSALTRWRRPAFVVAAPALWALVELVRSRGELAFPWGVMGYTLSDHPQLLQSAELWGVYGLSFIIVLVNALIAVLVTAPGPRAKAAAGVLACAVAAGMFLYGDAAMRRVDALPGATMRVGIAQPNIDLEIKWKPEFKDSSFNRIDEQAVQARDMGAELVIFPETCAPVYIENAPGYKSRLVGLSRWLGIPVYVGFLDHRYDGPGEDLNIYNSSGVFAPDGEILKYDKRHLLPFGEALPLAQRFRSLRKVDFGQANFQPGPRRAPLVANGARFTPLICFESVFPYLCRQGVEDGSQLLVNVTNDGWFGDTPGPFQHAQMSIARAVEFRRYLVRSANSGVSMVVAPTGEVTQLLPLNQGGVLLAEVKLLGGRTVYERVGDTPLVVASLLLLAVAWALARRGVRTPS
- a CDS encoding Gfo/Idh/MocA family oxidoreductase, whose translation is MTRWWPVRYHAGMADKTRIAVVGAGHVAQVAHIPAYRANPDVELVAVVDYDPVKARRIKEQFGFKEWFDDISDMLKKCEVDAVDICTPNYLHAPMAIAALRSGRDVLCEKPLARNAKEAEQMVLAAEKHDRILMAALNNRFREDAEMLQKFVSGKELGDVNIVKAGWLRRATDWKDRAWFTERGKAGGGALLDMGTPLLDLAMWISGLKKATGVSCSVFGQKGKDTVEDSACAMVRFAGGACLMLEVNWNLRDPRDVVYMQIYGSKGAGILTPLQVHKSIQGVLVNVTPALGKQKNYFKDSYQAEIDHFIQCVRKQKTPMASGRDALHTMRIADAMYESARTGREVELGG
- a CDS encoding sigma-54 dependent transcriptional regulator, translated to MNDAPHRFDPPIVGESLAAERLRDLVLTLAGSDVTVLITGDSGTGKEVLARNLHRFSRRSRQPFVSVNCAALAPGILESELFGHDRGAFTGAVRSHAGLFEQANGGTIFLDEIGEIPPYIQAKLLRVLQEGEVRRMGEGAVRRVDARLITATNADLARMVADGTFRKDLFYRINVVEARVPSLRERRADVVDLAAHFFRVRGLEPPAVPEETARVLIAYPWPGNIRELENEVERIVALHAAPDLLTPDMLSARIAEEAAAVTLDVDVLCEAPLARAVSHLEANLLKRTLEETNWNKSKSARRLGLSRQGLIKKIKRYGIAREGPENSA
- a CDS encoding sigma-54 dependent transcriptional regulator, with product MKTKHDAFDLLIIDSNDWDAEHVRASLRGLSRPVRFVGASDLDRPDAHVDIVILGFSDDVSLNTSRSTLEKARRVSPGAQIILCVPPDLPNLDQKVLQIRARAFVFKPIDDEPFHELIEQILSQMHLRRERQEHARSTRRSTKVDEIVGESEPIRHVLELIDRVAESTTTSVLLQGESGVGKSLFAHTIHERSRTSEGPFIEINCAAIPATLIESELFGYEPGAFTDARGQKTGLIELADGGSLFLDEITEIPLVTQVKLLKFLDSKRFRRLGGEREIEVETRVIAASNRDIHGEVARGAFREDLYYRLNVVEIVVPPLRKRPGDIAAITRHYLGAFKKKFGRPNLDISPAAAALIREYPWPGNVRELVNVLERAVLLCKSDTVEPEHLPIERPAAAPQPVGVRRNSGRIEIDLPPGAITLDQLERAFIEATLKRTRGNVSRAAELMGISRGALRNKLTRYRIDPRAFSRPAYALADQD
- a CDS encoding GNAT family N-acetyltransferase — encoded protein: MSNSQPIAVRAARMDDAERIAEYNRLLALESEDKVLDLNTLSAGVRRGLSHPELCRYFIATAGGTPVGTTMVTFELTDWRDGVLWWLQSVYVEPAFRRHGVFRAIYAFIEAEARRQGEVRGLRLYVHRTNQRAMRTYENVGMRKADYDLYEHDWSGAVRHADGR
- a CDS encoding SGNH/GDSL hydrolase family protein yields the protein MAARRGAVRLLLLLAGFTLLAGAALHNPWTVRLAVRAASALVHRTVAVPDSALIHRAQLAYLVAGVVVLLAAYLIGRLPPLDRFFRRPLVEKIMLALVVLLLPLVWLEVGLRPFVPPQEKTTTLFLRDDALGWKLRPNAVDQWGGVEVHVNARGFRGPVVPYERAGNARRILYLGDSVTFGYRVARWEDTWPFVLADSLRARDSIPVETVNLAVEGYSQWQELLLLAGEGEKYAPDLVVVGFVLNDVTEMFHLARFGGSDESFQLRQSYSSPLQKLLAKSALVYELQNVIREVKARRALGEDLRLGAIRQEQLEVESLMRSPEAPAVRTAWDIALADLQRIAGWCEARDVPVLVVVFPFTVQLEDPEGLGAPQKVIDGYTRARGIPALDLLPLLVDYSRDTGAAPTDIFLDHDHLSETGHRVVAGLVAKPVAELLANP